In a single window of the Clostridia bacterium genome:
- the rimI gene encoding ribosomal protein S18-alanine N-acetyltransferase, whose product MYSRILIKKMTEEHIDDVMIVENLSFRIPWSRNAFVEEVTNNKFARYVTALIDGKAVGYAGMWKVCDEGHITNVAVHPEFRGSGIGAALVERLVELASGEGIVSMTLEVRKSNIAAQRLYSKYGFVESGCRKGYYADNGEDAIIMWKNDIN is encoded by the coding sequence ATGTACAGCCGGATATTGATTAAGAAAATGACAGAAGAACATATTGATGATGTAATGATAGTAGAAAACTTGAGTTTTAGGATACCCTGGTCAAGAAATGCTTTTGTTGAAGAGGTTACAAACAACAAGTTTGCAAGATATGTTACTGCGTTGATAGATGGAAAAGCAGTAGGTTATGCGGGTATGTGGAAAGTCTGTGATGAAGGTCATATTACTAATGTGGCGGTACATCCTGAGTTTAGAGGCAGCGGCATAGGTGCAGCTCTTGTTGAAAGGTTGGTTGAGCTAGCCAGTGGCGAAGGTATAGTTAGTATGACTCTTGAAGTCAGAAAAAGTAATATTGCAGCCCAGAGGCTCTATAGTAAGTACGGATTTGTCGAATCCGGCTGCAGGAAGGGCTATTATGCGGATAATGGGGAAGATGCCATTATTATGTGGAAAAACGATATAAATTGA
- a CDS encoding methyl-accepting chemotaxis protein, with protein sequence MKFSLDKIPKPKLPKLPKSYTKLNMEAINSFLDKLSDLGKVLRNTRIQTRLIVSFLVLSLLPLFIVGLFSYRRSSSAIEEKIDKYSNQIMSQIGTNVNTKINKYKDAILEFSTSKTLSDSLTGIENADAYDKIVKLNAIQELYMSKFFTTNNEIMSICIYINNELSSQHGSPYFTTDEKSLKKLIETATEAKGKLTWNYTYDSNKNAHLVLSKRLVSITTGESLGFVFAELAPKVITGIFEKVDIGTGANIYVLDSAGNVILEPAKKASEADLKEGSIISKVKANANKSFSLNINGKKCMITSKQLDESTGWYIVGAVPYSFLNAESRSIGGLILISFIVCVLIAVILSYVITQSISAPLSKLGRLMKEAKSGDLTININDSGRDEIGQLVTNFDDMVSNIRILISKVHSSTLSVIDNAQKIAASSEHSYASSEQVSNTIQEIAKGASEQASEIAQGMNYMNRLSDDINKVGNDTNNVLDVVNNTKKLSEKALSAVKALNDKTMQTSEVTNRIVNDINNLNFDMREIKKIVKVIVNIAEQTNLLSLNASIEAARAGAAGKGFAVVADEVKKLADQSKDASIMINNILNTIQQKTEVTTEAANTAGSIITQQMDAVQETDHAFKTILCAMEGISEQIDHMEMSVKEIIASKEKTLSVIENVSAVSQQAAATSEEVSASTEEQMEDAEELSNFAKDLNRMAQELDGSISQFKI encoded by the coding sequence ATGAAATTTAGCTTGGATAAAATCCCGAAACCAAAGCTTCCCAAACTTCCGAAGTCTTATACAAAACTAAATATGGAAGCGATAAATAGTTTTTTGGATAAACTTTCAGATTTAGGAAAAGTATTAAGAAATACAAGGATACAGACGAGGCTTATTGTGTCATTCCTTGTACTGTCTCTTCTGCCATTATTCATAGTAGGCTTATTCTCCTACAGAAGATCCAGCAGTGCCATAGAAGAAAAGATAGATAAGTATTCCAATCAAATAATGAGTCAGATAGGCACAAACGTTAATACAAAGATTAACAAATACAAGGATGCCATACTCGAATTTTCTACTTCCAAAACCTTATCCGACAGTTTGACCGGCATAGAAAACGCAGATGCCTATGATAAGATTGTAAAACTAAATGCTATACAAGAGCTGTATATGTCAAAGTTTTTTACTACCAATAACGAAATAATGTCAATCTGTATATATATAAATAACGAGCTTTCTTCCCAACACGGCAGTCCCTATTTTACAACAGATGAGAAATCCCTGAAAAAGCTGATAGAAACCGCAACTGAAGCTAAAGGGAAACTTACCTGGAATTACACTTATGATTCAAACAAAAATGCACACCTTGTATTATCAAAGCGGCTAGTATCTATAACTACCGGCGAATCACTCGGTTTTGTTTTTGCTGAGTTAGCTCCCAAAGTTATCACCGGTATTTTTGAGAAGGTAGATATCGGCACAGGAGCAAACATTTATGTGCTGGATTCCGCCGGGAATGTAATACTTGAGCCTGCAAAGAAGGCTTCAGAAGCTGATTTGAAAGAAGGCTCCATAATCAGTAAAGTAAAGGCTAATGCTAACAAATCCTTTTCCTTAAATATAAACGGCAAAAAGTGTATGATAACTTCAAAGCAGCTTGATGAAAGTACCGGCTGGTATATAGTAGGTGCCGTACCTTATTCCTTTCTGAATGCCGAATCCAGAAGTATCGGGGGGCTTATACTTATTTCCTTTATAGTATGTGTACTTATCGCTGTCATACTTTCTTATGTGATAACGCAAAGTATATCCGCACCTCTAAGCAAGCTTGGAAGACTCATGAAAGAAGCCAAAAGCGGAGATCTTACAATAAACATAAATGATAGTGGAAGGGATGAAATCGGCCAGTTAGTCACCAATTTTGATGACATGGTTTCAAATATAAGGATCCTTATTTCAAAAGTTCACAGCTCTACACTTAGCGTTATCGATAATGCCCAAAAGATAGCTGCTTCATCAGAACACAGTTATGCGTCCTCAGAGCAGGTTTCCAATACTATACAGGAAATAGCCAAAGGTGCTTCGGAGCAAGCCTCAGAAATAGCTCAGGGTATGAACTATATGAACAGGCTGTCTGATGACATAAATAAAGTAGGTAACGATACAAATAATGTACTCGATGTTGTGAATAATACTAAAAAGCTTAGTGAAAAAGCTTTATCAGCAGTAAAAGCCTTAAATGATAAAACAATGCAAACCAGTGAGGTGACAAATAGGATTGTAAATGATATAAACAACCTGAACTTTGATATGAGGGAGATCAAAAAAATAGTAAAAGTTATAGTTAATATCGCAGAGCAGACGAATTTACTCTCTTTAAATGCTTCAATAGAAGCTGCCAGAGCAGGGGCAGCAGGTAAAGGCTTTGCTGTTGTTGCAGATGAAGTAAAAAAGCTTGCAGACCAATCAAAAGATGCATCCATAATGATAAATAATATTCTGAATACTATTCAACAGAAAACAGAGGTTACAACGGAGGCTGCAAATACAGCCGGTTCCATTATCACCCAGCAAATGGACGCAGTGCAGGAAACAGATCATGCTTTCAAAACAATACTTTGCGCGATGGAAGGCATCTCCGAGCAAATAGACCATATGGAGATGTCCGTTAAAGAAATTATAGCCTCCAAGGAAAAAACCCTCAGTGTCATAGAAAATGTTTCGGCGGTATCCCAGCAGGCTGCAGCAACTTCTGAAGAGGTATCGGCCAGCACAGAGGAACAAATGGAAGATGCAGAGGAGTTGTCCAACTTTGCAAAAGACTTGAACAGGATGGCACAGGAGCTTGATGGTTCCATATCTCAGTTTAAGATATAG
- a CDS encoding zf-HC2 domain-containing protein, whose amino-acid sequence MSCGLYDDSMMKYFDKELNDIETAQFKQHLKGCVSCSEEFEQLSGILGSIEKDIFIEPPLEFEAQVMGKIADLELAERKKPSVIKILILGMGTILTFLMASALIYSILGISIFKLMSYALSDSPTFANIFESANTAFEGGITSIVEYAKTVLEVGIVLAKAHYYIVILVAVLLFALQWMIVSLIKQNIYRQKQVVQNAR is encoded by the coding sequence ATGAGCTGTGGGTTATATGATGACAGTATGATGAAATATTTTGACAAAGAGCTCAATGATATTGAAACTGCACAATTCAAACAACACCTGAAGGGGTGTGTGAGTTGCAGCGAAGAATTTGAACAGCTGTCCGGCATTTTGGGCAGTATAGAAAAAGACATTTTTATTGAACCTCCGCTGGAATTTGAAGCTCAGGTTATGGGAAAAATAGCCGATCTGGAGCTTGCAGAGAGAAAGAAGCCTAGTGTTATTAAGATACTTATACTTGGAATGGGAACAATATTGACATTCCTTATGGCCTCAGCGCTTATCTACAGTATTTTAGGTATAAGCATATTCAAACTTATGTCTTATGCACTTAGTGATTCTCCTACTTTCGCTAATATATTCGAATCCGCAAACACTGCATTTGAGGGAGGAATTACTTCAATTGTAGAATATGCAAAAACTGTGCTGGAAGTCGGAATTGTTTTAGCAAAAGCACACTATTATATTGTAATACTGGTTGCGGTTTTGTTATTTGCACTTCAATGGATGATTGTAAGCCTCATAAAACAAAATATATATAGGCAGAAACAAGTAGTGCAGAATGCACGCTAA
- a CDS encoding sigma-70 family RNA polymerase sigma factor, with protein sequence METSDLELVQKCLSGEQEVFSEIVTRYKKLIYSVVYNMISDKQEVNDISQEVFIRIYKSLDKYNPEYKFSTWAVKIATNLCLDILRKKKVDSVSIDEVIDISSSVDTPETRYIKKEKSEIIRQAIAELPDKYRVPILLFHQNGLSYEEITEILKEPMTIIKNRLYRARLMLREKLESQRKEEVL encoded by the coding sequence TTGGAAACAAGTGACCTCGAACTGGTGCAAAAATGCTTATCAGGCGAACAGGAAGTATTTTCGGAAATTGTCACCAGATATAAGAAGTTGATTTATAGTGTAGTTTATAATATGATAAGTGATAAGCAGGAAGTAAATGATATATCGCAGGAAGTATTTATAAGAATCTATAAGTCACTGGATAAATATAATCCTGAATACAAATTTTCTACATGGGCTGTAAAGATTGCGACCAATTTGTGTCTGGATATACTTAGAAAGAAAAAGGTTGATTCTGTATCAATAGACGAGGTAATAGACATTTCCAGCAGTGTAGACACTCCTGAAACAAGGTACATAAAGAAGGAAAAAAGTGAAATAATCAGGCAAGCTATAGCCGAACTGCCTGATAAATACAGAGTACCGATACTTTTATTCCATCAAAACGGTTTGTCATATGAAGAGATAACCGAAATATTGAAAGAACCGATGACTATAATAAAGAACAGACTTTATAGAGCAAGGCTGATGCTAAGGGAAAAGCTGGAGTCCCAAAGAAAGGAGGAGGTATTATGA
- a CDS encoding VanW family protein has protein sequence MKRYIIVLSTVFMLCFFIFSACNSYSGISNEESIKKNVMVEGENVGGLKKSEIMRKILIYCGRVDKSAQDAKLDSETWEVEINEHSGKKVNVKRTVELLLNANPGEKGRLIIEEVHPRVTAEMLENNIKLLGSFTTIILDQRDERTNNIRLASERLDYVKVGPGEEFSFNEVLGKRTPGKGYEKAPIIIKTEKGPKKTYGIGGGICQLSSTLYNAVEEAGLKITERHSHSKAVGYVHKGKDAMVLYGSADFRFINPGNYPIMIRVFISGDKLTVRILENRN, from the coding sequence ATGAAGAGGTATATAATAGTACTGTCCACAGTGTTCATGCTTTGTTTTTTCATTTTTTCAGCATGCAATTCTTATTCGGGGATTTCAAATGAAGAAAGCATAAAAAAGAATGTAATGGTTGAAGGAGAAAATGTAGGAGGTCTGAAGAAATCCGAAATAATGAGGAAAATACTTATATACTGCGGAAGGGTTGATAAAAGTGCACAAGATGCCAAGCTTGACAGTGAAACATGGGAAGTGGAAATAAATGAACACAGCGGGAAAAAGGTAAATGTAAAAAGGACTGTAGAATTGCTTCTGAATGCAAACCCGGGAGAGAAGGGCAGACTAATTATTGAAGAAGTACACCCAAGAGTTACAGCTGAAATGCTGGAAAATAATATAAAGCTGCTGGGAAGTTTTACAACAATCATTCTGGATCAGAGAGACGAGCGTACCAATAATATCCGTCTTGCTTCTGAGCGGCTGGATTATGTAAAGGTAGGGCCTGGGGAGGAATTTTCATTTAATGAAGTTTTAGGCAAGCGCACCCCAGGAAAGGGTTATGAAAAAGCACCAATTATAATAAAAACAGAAAAAGGACCTAAAAAGACATATGGAATCGGAGGAGGCATTTGTCAGTTATCCAGTACTCTTTATAATGCAGTGGAGGAAGCAGGACTAAAGATAACTGAAAGGCATTCCCATTCAAAAGCGGTGGGATATGTGCATAAGGGCAAAGATGCAATGGTATTATACGGTTCGGCGGATTTCAGATTTATTAATCCGGGAAATTATCCCATAATGATCAGAGTATTTATTTCTGGAGATAAACTGACGGTAAGGATACTTGAAAACAGGAATTGA
- the tsaB gene encoding tRNA (adenosine(37)-N6)-threonylcarbamoyltransferase complex dimerization subunit type 1 TsaB: protein MKILAVDTSSSVAAVAVMDNEKLLGEYSINHKKTHSQKLMPMIKELMSSLELLPENIDIYAASSGPGSFTGLRIGVTAVKAVAYAVQKPVISVPTLDAIAYNIPVCESLVCPIMDARNSQVYTALYRRGDGGHERISDYVGVHISELIEMVRDKHRKVIFAGDAVEIHGEHLKSELKDFCEMAPANLLLQKASSVAYVALLKARRGEMESCFEMVPYYLRKSQAERELEKRCQVD from the coding sequence ATGAAGATACTGGCGGTAGATACTTCGTCATCTGTAGCGGCAGTAGCAGTTATGGATAATGAGAAGCTTCTGGGTGAGTATTCTATAAATCATAAGAAAACGCACTCACAAAAGCTTATGCCTATGATTAAAGAACTAATGAGCAGTCTGGAGCTGCTTCCTGAAAATATTGATATATATGCGGCTTCAAGCGGGCCTGGGTCCTTTACGGGACTGAGAATCGGAGTAACAGCGGTTAAAGCTGTTGCATACGCAGTTCAAAAGCCTGTTATAAGCGTACCGACCCTCGATGCAATTGCATATAATATACCAGTGTGTGAATCACTTGTATGCCCGATTATGGATGCAAGGAATAGTCAGGTATATACAGCACTGTACAGGCGGGGCGACGGGGGGCATGAGAGAATTTCGGATTATGTGGGAGTTCATATATCCGAACTCATTGAAATGGTAAGGGATAAACATAGGAAAGTCATATTTGCCGGAGATGCCGTAGAAATTCATGGAGAACATCTCAAGAGCGAGCTGAAGGATTTTTGTGAGATGGCACCGGCCAATCTGCTGCTGCAGAAGGCGTCTTCGGTAGCTTATGTTGCACTGCTGAAAGCACGGAGGGGAGAGATGGAAAGCTGCTTTGAGATGGTTCCGTATTATCTGAGGAAGTCCCAGGCAGAGCGTGAACTGGAAAAAAGATGTCAGGTGGATTGA
- a CDS encoding DUF192 domain-containing protein yields the protein MIVKNTASNTIISVNCKTANTFISRFAGLMGKASLPEGEGLLIMPCNSIHMFFMKFSLDIVFIDKDNIVIHLIKGIKPWRVSKIVKRAYCALELPCGTISRTEMKVGDRLTFSKLSSEQNLIEV from the coding sequence ATGATAGTTAAGAATACTGCAAGTAATACTATAATATCTGTCAATTGTAAAACTGCCAATACATTCATAAGCAGATTCGCGGGCTTGATGGGAAAAGCGAGCCTACCCGAAGGCGAAGGTTTATTGATAATGCCATGTAATTCTATACATATGTTTTTTATGAAGTTTTCTCTGGATATAGTTTTTATAGATAAAGACAATATAGTAATTCACCTTATCAAAGGCATCAAACCCTGGCGTGTATCGAAGATAGTAAAAAGAGCTTATTGTGCACTTGAACTGCCATGTGGAACTATCAGTAGAACAGAAATGAAAGTGGGTGACAGACTGACTTTTAGCAAACTGTCTTCAGAACAAAATCTTATAGAAGTATAA
- a CDS encoding AAA family ATPase, translating to MSKASVKELPYYMLRNECDPSMFSFSDTSEVEPLHEIIGQERAVKAMEFGLKIKIRGYNLYLSGATGTGKTSYAQNYIKKIAATEKVPDDWCYVYNFDKPNQPTAINLPAGMGKVFQKDMDEFIKILKQEITKAFDSEDYETEKSSIEKEYESKRDVLIEKLNEDAEKQGFKVKTTNAGIYFLPVIEGKTLSEQEYGELDEQLKQELSEKSSIIQRETMEIIRKLRNIEKEAEERVAEWENKIALFAVGMHINDLKEKYSTYEKINTYLEKMQEDILSNLSDFREEEADDEQQQVIIPWVKSNTESATDKYKVNLLVDNSELKGAPLITDFNPTFYNLLGKLEYENEFGTMTTDFTMIKGGLFHQANGGYLILQAKDVINNVQSWESLKRVLKTKQISIENMKEQMGLVAVSALKPEPIPVNIKVLLVGSEYLYQLMYEYDEDFKKLFKIKVDFDEEMDRNEENVMRLAQFVSSFCNREDTLHFDRTGFAKVVEYSSRLVEDQSKLSTRFNDLVEILCESCAWAEIEGSTVVTKEHVKKAFIEKGNRSNKYDKKLLELLEDGTIMIDTSGEVIGQINGLTILDMGDYVFGKPSRITANTYMGESGIVNIEREVEMSGTSHTKGVLILSGYIGQKYAQEIPLSLSGSLCFEQLYSGVDGDSASSAELYAMLSSLAEVPIKQSIAVTGSVNQKGEIQPIGGATNKIEGFFELCKLRGLTGDQGVIIPHQNTKNLVLNDEVVDAVKAGMFHIYPVKTIDEGIEILTGVEAGDKKEDGTYAEDSINYKVYEKLRRFAKTVVGFGKSAGSEQ from the coding sequence ATGTCAAAAGCAAGTGTTAAAGAATTACCATATTACATGCTCAGGAATGAATGTGACCCAAGTATGTTTTCCTTCAGCGATACTTCAGAAGTTGAACCGTTGCATGAGATTATTGGCCAGGAACGGGCAGTTAAAGCTATGGAATTCGGGCTTAAGATAAAAATCCGCGGATATAACCTATATCTGTCCGGAGCCACGGGGACAGGTAAAACAAGTTATGCTCAAAACTACATAAAAAAGATAGCGGCAACTGAAAAAGTGCCTGATGACTGGTGCTATGTCTATAATTTTGATAAACCCAACCAGCCTACTGCAATAAATCTTCCAGCCGGAATGGGCAAAGTCTTTCAAAAAGACATGGACGAATTTATTAAAATACTTAAGCAGGAAATAACGAAAGCTTTTGACAGTGAGGATTATGAGACTGAAAAATCCTCCATAGAAAAAGAGTACGAGAGCAAAAGGGATGTTCTTATAGAAAAGCTTAATGAGGATGCGGAAAAGCAGGGTTTTAAGGTTAAGACAACCAACGCAGGCATATATTTCCTCCCGGTTATTGAGGGGAAAACTTTAAGTGAACAAGAATACGGAGAACTTGATGAACAGTTGAAGCAGGAGTTAAGTGAGAAATCCAGTATAATTCAACGGGAGACCATGGAGATTATCCGTAAACTGAGAAATATTGAGAAGGAAGCTGAGGAGAGAGTTGCCGAGTGGGAGAATAAAATTGCACTTTTTGCTGTAGGCATGCACATAAATGATCTTAAGGAGAAATACAGCACTTATGAGAAGATAAACACCTATCTGGAAAAGATGCAGGAGGATATACTGTCAAACCTTAGTGATTTCAGAGAAGAAGAGGCTGATGACGAACAGCAGCAGGTAATAATCCCCTGGGTAAAAAGTAATACAGAATCAGCTACAGACAAATACAAGGTGAATCTGCTGGTAGACAACAGCGAGCTTAAAGGGGCACCATTAATTACAGATTTCAATCCCACCTTCTACAATCTATTGGGAAAACTTGAGTATGAAAATGAATTTGGTACTATGACTACAGACTTCACAATGATAAAAGGCGGATTGTTTCATCAGGCTAATGGCGGTTATCTGATTTTACAGGCCAAGGATGTAATAAATAACGTACAATCATGGGAGTCGCTAAAAAGGGTACTGAAAACAAAACAGATAAGTATTGAGAATATGAAGGAGCAAATGGGACTGGTAGCAGTATCGGCCCTTAAACCTGAACCCATTCCGGTAAATATAAAAGTACTACTGGTAGGAAGTGAATACCTCTATCAGCTCATGTATGAATATGATGAAGACTTTAAAAAGCTGTTTAAAATAAAAGTAGACTTTGATGAAGAAATGGATAGGAATGAAGAGAATGTGATGAGGCTTGCCCAGTTCGTCAGTTCGTTCTGTAATAGAGAAGATACTTTGCATTTTGACAGGACCGGATTTGCAAAGGTTGTGGAGTATAGCTCAAGGTTGGTAGAAGATCAAAGCAAGCTCTCCACACGCTTCAATGATCTTGTAGAGATATTATGTGAATCTTGTGCGTGGGCGGAAATAGAAGGAAGTACTGTTGTCACAAAGGAGCATGTTAAGAAAGCTTTCATAGAAAAGGGAAACCGTTCAAACAAATATGATAAAAAGCTGCTCGAGCTGCTGGAAGATGGAACAATCATGATTGATACCAGCGGTGAGGTTATAGGTCAGATAAATGGATTGACTATACTTGACATGGGCGATTATGTTTTTGGAAAACCTTCAAGGATAACTGCAAACACCTATATGGGGGAAAGCGGTATTGTTAATATAGAGAGAGAGGTAGAGATGAGCGGTACTTCTCATACTAAGGGAGTGCTTATTCTGAGTGGCTATATCGGTCAGAAGTATGCCCAGGAGATACCCCTGTCATTATCGGGAAGCTTATGCTTTGAGCAGCTTTACAGCGGGGTTGATGGAGACAGTGCTTCCAGTGCAGAATTATACGCAATGCTATCCAGCCTTGCAGAAGTGCCTATTAAGCAAAGCATAGCTGTAACAGGTTCTGTTAATCAAAAGGGCGAGATTCAGCCGATCGGGGGAGCCACCAATAAAATCGAAGGATTTTTCGAGCTTTGCAAGCTGAGAGGGCTAACTGGGGACCAGGGAGTTATAATTCCTCATCAGAATACTAAAAACCTTGTACTAAACGATGAGGTGGTAGACGCAGTCAAAGCAGGTATGTTTCATATATATCCTGTGAAAACGATAGATGAGGGAATAGAAATACTTACAGGCGTGGAAGCAGGGGATAAGAAAGAAGACGGTACATATGCGGAAGATAGTATAAACTATAAGGTTTATGAGAAATTGAGACGTTTTGCAAAGACAGTTGTAGGCTTCGGTAAATCAGCAGGCAGTGAACAATAA
- the uvrC gene encoding excinuclease ABC subunit UvrC gives MFDIHEALKKLPDKPGVYIMKDQYGEIIYVGKAVVLKNRVRQYFQASINHTPKTRLMVSKIGEFEYIVTDSELEALILECNLIKKYRPRFNILLKDDKNFYPYIKITMNEQYPRVLMTRRIEKDGAKYFGPYASAFTVKNTLDLIKKIFPIKSCKKVFPRDIGKERPCLNYYIYQCLGPCQGDINRDEYRSLMKDIANFLDGKQENIINRLEKNMRDAADKMEFEKAADLRDKLNSLKLIAEKQKVLSTSMEDQDVIAFAKDKTDSCIQVFFIRGGKLVGREHFVFEGIGELEDRELMSSFIKQFYSTAAYIPGEIIIQEEIDEIDVIERWLSEKRASINERKTARVHIKIPRKGEKHELIEMVGQNAEIALNQFKDKVRKEETLSSGGLEGIAGLLGLENPPERIEAYDISNTGSTEIVASMVVFENGMPSKKEYRRFKIKSIDKQNDYASMQEVIYRRFKRAERERDEYASIHEGSLPGQPPKFMRLPDLILIDGGLGHLNSVNEVLRNLEISIPALGMVKNDKHRTRGLISNGKEYDLSANLPVLRFVTAIQDEAHRFAVEYNRKLRNKRYTGSVLEEIEGIGEKRKKALLKHFGSVNKIKSAGLDDLTAVEGINKDVAEKIYNYFHNN, from the coding sequence ATGTTTGATATTCATGAAGCGCTTAAAAAACTGCCCGATAAACCGGGCGTTTATATTATGAAAGACCAGTATGGAGAGATTATTTACGTAGGTAAGGCTGTAGTACTGAAAAATAGAGTAAGACAATACTTTCAAGCCTCTATTAATCATACTCCTAAAACAAGGCTCATGGTTTCCAAAATCGGGGAATTTGAATATATCGTTACCGATTCCGAACTTGAAGCGCTGATTCTGGAATGTAATCTAATAAAGAAATACAGACCCAGATTCAATATATTGCTAAAAGATGATAAAAACTTCTATCCTTATATCAAAATCACAATGAATGAGCAATATCCGAGAGTATTAATGACAAGACGGATCGAAAAGGATGGGGCAAAATATTTCGGGCCTTATGCCAGTGCTTTTACAGTCAAGAATACACTTGACCTGATAAAAAAAATATTTCCTATAAAATCCTGCAAAAAAGTGTTTCCAAGAGATATAGGAAAAGAAAGACCATGCCTTAATTATTATATATATCAGTGTCTGGGACCATGTCAGGGAGATATAAACAGGGATGAGTACAGAAGCCTGATGAAAGATATAGCAAACTTTCTCGATGGTAAGCAGGAAAATATCATAAACAGGTTGGAAAAAAATATGAGGGATGCTGCTGATAAAATGGAATTTGAAAAAGCAGCGGATTTAAGGGACAAACTGAACAGTTTAAAGCTGATTGCCGAAAAGCAGAAGGTTTTATCCACATCTATGGAAGATCAAGACGTTATAGCCTTTGCAAAAGATAAAACCGACTCGTGCATACAGGTATTCTTTATTCGCGGAGGCAAACTGGTAGGCAGGGAGCATTTTGTGTTTGAGGGTATAGGCGAGCTGGAGGACAGAGAGCTTATGTCATCTTTTATAAAACAGTTCTATAGTACAGCTGCTTATATACCGGGCGAAATAATCATTCAGGAAGAAATAGATGAAATAGATGTAATTGAGAGGTGGCTCAGTGAAAAACGTGCTTCAATAAATGAAAGAAAAACTGCAAGAGTTCATATAAAGATTCCTAGAAAAGGAGAAAAGCATGAATTGATTGAAATGGTCGGGCAGAATGCGGAGATAGCCTTGAACCAGTTCAAGGATAAGGTGCGGAAGGAAGAAACTTTGTCTTCAGGGGGTCTGGAAGGTATAGCAGGACTTCTTGGTCTTGAAAATCCGCCTGAGAGGATAGAAGCTTATGATATTTCTAACACAGGCTCTACAGAAATAGTTGCTTCAATGGTAGTATTCGAAAATGGTATGCCTTCAAAAAAGGAATACAGGAGATTTAAAATAAAATCCATAGATAAGCAAAACGACTATGCAAGTATGCAGGAAGTTATATACAGACGGTTTAAACGTGCAGAAAGGGAAAGAGATGAATACGCTTCAATACACGAAGGATCACTCCCCGGACAGCCGCCAAAATTTATGAGACTTCCGGATTTAATTCTGATAGACGGAGGATTAGGGCATCTGAACTCAGTCAATGAAGTTTTAAGAAACTTGGAAATCAGCATACCTGCTCTTGGAATGGTTAAAAACGACAAGCACAGGACAAGGGGACTGATATCAAATGGGAAAGAGTATGATTTATCAGCAAATCTGCCTGTTTTAAGGTTTGTCACAGCTATACAGGATGAAGCTCACAGGTTTGCTGTAGAGTATAACAGGAAGCTTAGAAATAAAAGATATACAGGGTCGGTTCTTGAAGAAATTGAAGGTATTGGAGAAAAACGCAAGAAGGCTCTGTTAAAGCACTTTGGTTCTGTGAACAAGATAAAATCAGCCGGACTTGACGATCTTACTGCTGTTGAAGGCATTAATAAGGATGTAGCGGAAAAAATATATAATTACTTTCATAATAATTGA
- a CDS encoding HPr family phosphocarrier protein, with the protein MVTKELTVEGKSGLESKPAALFIQKASSYKSSIWIEREERKANAKSLLGLLSLSIGYGTRITITAEGEDEEKAIEELGEYINCL; encoded by the coding sequence ATGGTTACAAAAGAATTGACAGTTGAAGGAAAATCGGGGCTGGAATCAAAACCTGCAGCTTTGTTTATTCAGAAGGCATCAAGCTACAAATCCAGTATCTGGATAGAGAGAGAAGAACGAAAGGCAAATGCTAAAAGCCTTTTGGGGCTATTATCGCTCAGTATAGGATATGGAACCAGGATTACCATCACAGCTGAAGGGGAAGATGAGGAAAAAGCTATTGAGGAATTGGGAGAATACATAAATTGCTTGTAA